aaaaaaaacccacaggacCTTTTAAAAGTTTCTCGAAGTACACATCAAGAATTAAGAATTAACAAGAAAATTTTTCAACTAACATCCCTTAAAACGGTACGGAATGGatcctagaaaaaaatgttagacaTGTACGGTCAAACAcaatgatttattaaaaataaaacgtaaaaatgatttttgtacATATGCTTCCAAATTTCGGGCATGGGATCCAAGGGATTTCATAGAAAACGCTGTAGCCAGATATCAAGTCCTTACAACAAAGTAAACTAACCCGCCCAACCCCCGCCCAGGTTTTGCTACAGAATCAGCAAGTTCactccctccccccccaaaaaaacacaaattaaaacaagacaTCTTGCTAGTATAAAAACGACCAAGGtccaagtaataataaaaaaatagagtcCATCAATGACTGTAACACAAAAATGTGTATGTGGGGCCAAGTCCATCTTCAGAGGGAGACAAGGGAGGTGGCAGGCAAACAGGGCAACACCCCCAAGGGTGAACAGCCTTAGAAGTGGCTTCCCCAAGGGCAAAATGGGGAAGGCGGTGGGAGGGGAAAGGACTTAGGAGTCGACCCTAGTTGGGTGGTTGAAAACAGCTACCCCTATAGCCACTCccaggcattaaaaaaattttagaaggaGCTGCCTCCATACCCACCCCCACCGCCATAGCCACCTCTGTAAGGTCCACTGTTACTGCGACCTCCCCAGCTGCTGCCTCCTccaccgccgccgccaccgctCTTCATGGGCCCATAGGACGACTGGTGCTGGCTGTAGCTACCGAAGCCGCCGAAGCCGTTACCGTAGTCGCTTCCACCGTAGGACGAACCGCCTCCGCCGCCTCCATAGGCGTTGTAGCCACCGCCGCCGCCGTAACCACCGTAGCTGTTGTAGCCGCCGCCGCCCTTAGACAGGCCGTTCTGGTCACGACCACCGCCCCGACCCCGGCCGCCCCGGCCGCCCCGGGAGGAGCGGGAGCCGCCTCCGCCCCCACCGGAGTGGATATCCTCCTTGGGGACAGCCTTCTTCACCTCCACGCGATGGCCCTGGATCGGATGGAACTTGACCACCGCGGCCTTGTCTGCCGCGTCGTGATTCTGAAAATACACGAAGCCGAAACCACGCTTCTTGCCGGACTGCTTGTCGGCAATAATCTCGGCCTTTTCCACGGTGCCAAACTGCGAGAAGTGCTCTATCAGGTCGCCCTCGGCCACGTCTCCCTTAAGGCCCCCGACAAAGAGCTTCTTCACCTTGGCGTGGGCACCGGGCCGCGCCGAATCCTCCCGGGACACCGCCCGCTTCAGCTCCACCGTGTTGCCGTCCACGGCATGGGGCGAGGCGGCCATGGCGGCATCGGCCTCCTCCACATTGGAGTAGGTCACGAAGCCAAAACAACGGGAGCGCTTGGTCTGGGGGTTCACCACTACCACGCAGTCCGTCAGGGTCCCAAAGGCTTCAAAGTGGCCGCGCAGGCCCGACTCACTCGTCTGCACGTTGAGGCCGCCGATGAACAGCTTACACAGCTGGGAATTCTCCATCTCCACGGCCCGGGCCTTCCCCCCGCCCTGCGAGCTCCGAGGTTTCGCCGTCGCCGTTATCGTTGGCTAAGGCTTCTTCACAGCTTGGGCCCAGCCGTCGCTGGAGCCCCCCCGCCGGTCACCGacggggaagggaagaagggaagggaagggaaagaggaagagaggaaggggaagggaaggggaaaggtgCCGGCTAGAGGGCGAGCCGAGGAGACCTGAAAGCAAGCGAGGACGCCGCTACCGCCACCTCCGCTCCCTTATCTGGGCACCACACAAAGAGGCCGCTGAACGCGCGCGCACCCTCGCCGAGGCGTGCGTCACCGCGGACGTACGACAGCCCAGGGCTGCCCGCCAATCCCCGCCTCGCTCTCATTAGTCCCGCCTACCGCGCTGCCGCGCCGCTCTAGGTCACGGACTCCCCGCCCTCCGCGGTCTATTCAAGCCCTCGGCCTGCGCTGCTCCCAACATCGCCTCTACCGCCCTGCTTTCACCCCCGGGATCCTCAGTGCGCCCTGACTAGGGACTCTCCCTGCGCTTAGCGAACCTTTGCGATTCATTTGCCCCCAGCCCCGCGGCTGTTCCCGGTGATTTTCCCCCTCCCCTAGCCGTATCCCCTCGCCAAACTCCGCAGTGGCGTTCGCGCCAGCCCCTTGAGAGACGTGTCAGCTCAGCCAATCACGGCGATCCGCCCGCACCTACTTCCGTTTTCGGCAGCTGCCGGACGGGCGCGCTCCCCGGTGCGCGCTGGCCCCGGCGTCCGTAGTATGCAGAGCTCTATTGCCACCCCCACGCCTCCTCCCGCCCTGGGCTGGCCGCGGGGTGGGAAGGGGGGCTGGGGTCGAGCCGGGGACGCGCTGGGGGCCGTTCCCAACGGATGCGGCCTGGGGCGCCACGCGCGGGCTTTTTGAAAAGTTGACTGTTGGGGTTGGGGGTCTGGAGTTAACTTGCCGTGTTTCGGCCGGGCCGCTACACCTGGCGTCCTCGCCCCTCCCGTCTCACAAAGATGGAGGAAAGAGGCCTAGTCGGGGAAGGCGGTTATTAACCCTTTATAGTGGGCCGGAGCGGCGATTAGACTAAAACGCCGGCACGTGGCCCTGCGCAAAGGAGAGCCCGAGGCCCTGTGAAGGACAGCAGTGCGCCTCCAGACTTTCCGACCAAGGCGTGGCACGAAACCCCCGCCACCACTAGGCCGTCCGTGAAGCCCTCCCGCGACACCCCTCTCAGCCTCCCTGCACGCATTTCAGACAGAGGACATTTTCATATTACCCCAGTGTacacatctttttatatgtttacgTTATCTGTGCGAGCTTCCTTCCCAACTAAAACGTTAGGTTTTTAAAGGTGTTTCCAATCGGACTGGGAGCCGAGGGAGTTAAACACATGAACACTGTATATTAAGTATTACGCACCCCTGAGAACTGCCTTACGGACCCAGATGGGAATGCAAGAAAGTTACAGTGGCTTCCATTTATTGAACCTTTTGTGTGCCAAGCAAGATACAAGGAGTGCGACATGGTGTAAGACATGTGACCGAAAGCCCAAAAACCATGTGGTAAATTAAAAGAGGAATTCCTCACTGTATCCTGGAATGGAATGTGTTCAGAAATGATTAGAGGTAGAAGTTGCACTGAATAGCAGAGTCAAAGGCTAGATAAGATTTCTATAGGGAGTTTATCTGAACAAAATCTGGAGGAAATTTATAAGCTCCCAAGGACAATGAGTGGACCAGTTTGACTGGATCAGGAGGTTTTtgacagaaaaaagtaaaataagggtcTTGGTATTATGGAATGTTTTGAAATTTAGATTAAGGAGTATGAATATTATTTCAAAGGCATATAGATAGGCTTCAAAGTTTGGGGACAATATAGTCTGGCTCTAACACCTAACTAACCATGTGACCATGGAGTTGTGTGACTTTAGACAGGTCAcctaaccttttaaaaattataagttttATTATCTGAAAATCAGAACATAAAACACCTACCCAGtatggtaaaaattaaataagattctGCATGTAAACacagagcacagtgcctggcacatagtaagtgctcaatttaTCCAATAAATACTATACCGAGTGCTGGGAGCAAGGCAGTAAACaatagacaaaaatctctgccctcatggaacttacattcttcTGGGGAGAAGCAGACAATAAATAAGACTGGTATACAGCATGTTAGATAGTGATAAGTGCCATTGAAAAAATTAGAAGGACAATAGGAAACTACTACCTTGTCATTACAAAACACAATTCAAGTATGTCAGGATTTGCTAACCAACTgataaagaatgaggaaaataaaagcattccAGTGTTTGAAATCTGGAAGCCAAAAACTGCAGCATAATAGAACTAGAAAAAGctaacaaaagaaacaattttgGAGGAAGTGGGGGAGATGATGAACATAGTTGTTAATTTTTAAGGTGATACTGGGATATTCATGGGGCACTGTTTTCTGGGATGCCCAAGACTATAGCTCAGATGAGAGATTAGACCTGAAGAAATTTAGTTTAGAGTCatccaaataaatgtaaaacagtaAAAGGTGAATTTCTGAAAGAATAAGACCATAACTTATTTTTCCACCTAAACTGTAAATTCTAAAGTAACAGTTTTTTCCTGCATTGTTTTGAAATAATCCTCCATACCACCTTATTGAGGACCCATTATTGGTTTAATTTCTATTGACTAGGAAAGCTTCAAAGAAGTGTATGTCTAGTATAAGCCTTACATATAGAAGGAGGGTAGGGATGATGGGAGAAAACACAAGCATGTTTGAGAGACATTTAGAAAGCCAGGATAAATGCAAGATAATTGGGATGTTAGATTCTTTTCAGAGATTAGATCGGTAAAGGTAGGGACAGTGAATAAGCAGTGTTATATAAACACTTAAATGATGCTGTCGCTCTCCTACCCCTCCGATCATtcaggagaaaaacattttttttttctactttacctTTTAGATCATTGCCTGAGTATGGTTCTTGGCTTTACCTTGCTTACAGGTATGTCAGCcttccaaaacaaaaaagtttaaaaatataactgaaatttaGACAACCTTTGTTTTCCATTCCTCCTGCAAATGTGATTACAAAAACCTAATTGAATATGGTGTTTAAACAACTCATAGAAATGCACAATAAAAAGGGCATATTTTACTGTACCTAAATatacccagaaaaagaaaaagagaactagagaaaaggaaaaagaatgagctGAAGAAGAGGGGGGAAACTACGGCCAGCTATATTTTCAGAAAGCAGcaactctgcttttttttttttaagtcaaatttttattatatccaAGAGTTTCTTTTTGCAGTTAAGAGTTCTGTTGTGGCCTGAACTgtgtccccaccctcccctctatattcatattttgaaacccTAGCCCCCAGTACTTCTGAATGTAACTATAATTgaagataaggtctttaaagaggtgattaatttaaaatgaggctCTTAGGATGGAGCCCTAATCCATATggttagtgtccttataagaaaaggaagagacaccaggggcaTATGTGCACAGAGCAATGACCATGTGAAGAGGCAGCGAGAGGGtggtcatctgcaagccaggaagaaagatCTCAGAAGAActcaaccctgctggcaccttgatcttggacctccagcctccaaaAGTTggagaaaaaatttctgttggtattttgttatggcagccctagcaaaccaatacatgttccatttttatttactcaAGGTACCTTCCAAAAGGGCAGTCTGCCATTTGTGATGAGGTACAGACTTTCTAATGGACTCTTTAGAAACTCACATAAACAGCCTTAAAATCTGACCCATTCTTCTGAACCAGTAATGATGCTTCTggaaatttatcctaaggaaataattgagGATCTGTGTAAGAGTTCAGCTACAACATCTCAATACTgtttaaactagaaaaaaaataggaaactaTCAAATAGCTAACTGAttaaacaaataaggaaataaataaatagttcagGTAAGAATATTATGAAGCAGTTAAATTGATACTGTATAGGAAAAACAATGACTGGTACTTGGGTATGAATCTTACACCATTATGATGATGTGTGAACGGTCACATTACTTATTTTACCAAATCAAATTAAGTCTGACTTTAAACCACATACTTGACAGAATGGCAATAATGTCAACATGTCATTATTGGGGCTCCTCTCATCTTTTTCCACTCAAAGGCACTTGCCTCTCACCCCATCCCCTCTTGGGCAATCTAAGAGCAATACCCTTGATAAAatgctttttgtttaaaaaaaaaaaaggtgggggggacaATGAGGACTGAACTTAAAAGACTCTCCTAAGGCAAAAACATACACAGACATATTCAATCTGTGTATATATTAACTGTATCTTGTTCCAGTGCCTGTATATTTTCTTGCCTCAGGTGCAAAATCTAGGCTTTTAGAAGGGATTTATATTTGTTTCCTCCACATGGGAGGGGATGTCAAAGGAGGAGGGCTTGGAAAAAGACAGTTTCCCAAGTCTAGGACAAATGACCacacaaaaggtacaaacttccaattataagtcCTGGGGATATCATGTACAGCACGGTGAGTATAGTTAACAGtactatattgcatatttgaaagttgctaagagagtagatctgaaAAGTTCTTATCTCAAGAAAAAACTATACGTGGTGaaggatgttaactaaacttattgtggtgatcatttttgcagtatatacatattGCAAATCATTAAGATGTACagctaaaactaatacaatattttctgtcaattatacctcagtttttaacattaattttgaaacaaaagaCATGACCAGAAGCTTCTGGGTTTTTGTCCATGGGAGGAAACAGTGGCCCAGCCAGTGTACAGCCCATCATTCTACTTTACCCtccccctctacacacacacacacacacacacacacacacacacacacacacacacacacacacacacacagataacaGTGCAGGCTGAACACTATCTTGAAAGCAAGGGATATCACCTTAGTCTTGGGACCAGATCCACATCTGTAGCCCCAAATAAACCTGGAATTCTTATATGTAAAACTCCAATAATAATGGATATTTAATTGCCAACCACTTGGGTGGGAGGTTGGGGAAGATTACTAGAATTATAggatgttatggactgaatgtgtccaccaaaattcatatgttgaggcctaatccccaatgtgctggtatttggaggtaggaaCTTTGGGAGGTAAGTCAttagagtggagccctcatgaatgggattagtgcccttataaagagaACCAAAGAGCTTTCTAGCTCtccttccatcatgtgaggacacggcAAGAAGACAGCCACTTATGAACtgggaagcaggccctcaccagattctcaatctgccagcaccttgatcttagatttcccagcccccagaaatatgagaaataaattttggttgtttATAAGTCACCAAGTCTGGTATTTTTGTTATCTCGGCCCAAACAGACTAAAACAGAGGACTTAACAAATTGACATTTCTCAGACTACCTCTTCCCTAAAGAACACACACCTAAGTACAAACATATCCACAGACCCACACACAGAATAGGAGCCTTGTAAATCAAAAGTATTTAGaacattctattttcatttattcatcattccACTTAATTCATTCATAGGCTAAATGCTGTGAATAAAAGTCCGTGGCCTTCAGGAGCTCAACAGTCTTGGAAAAGAGGGGAAATCAACAACAGTAATACgttgagaagacagaaaaatgttGCAAATATAGTGTGTTGAGATAGAAATGGGCAGAAACCCAAATTTCAGTAAATTCTTATAATAGAAGGTAACTTCAGAAGTAGGTTTAAGAGTTAGTTAGGCCTACTAGAAGGTAATGGCATTTCAAGTACAGGAAACAGTGTGTGTACATGCTGTGTTTGGAGTCACACAAGTAGATGATCAAGGGTATGACGGTGTATGGTATATTGGCTTgttactgctgtaacaaattaccacaaactcagtgccttaaaaaacacaaatttattatcctgTATAGTAAGGAAATCAGACAGACGtctcactaggctaaaatcaaggtgctggcagggctgtgttcctttctgtaAGCTCTAGGAGTGAGAAAGCAGCAGTCTGGAAGCCAGAAAGCGAGATTTCACAAGAAGCCAATCCTGAcggcaccttggtcttggacttctagcctccaaaattgtgagaaaataaaattctgttgttgaagccacccagtctgtggtactctgTGAcggcagtcctagcaaactacTACACCCACCTAGAAAAGAAGTGCTCTCAGCGTCCATTATTCAGGGAGTCAGACCTCACTCATCTGTTCATGCAAAGCTTCCTGTACACATCTTGCCTAGATAAGATTACACTAGATTTAGTGTTTTACCTATGAATTCCATAACAAGGTCACAAATTACATtccttaaaaattacataaattattcatcttttggttttgaattttatgactttcatttatatttctcttaaagtttatttttttagtgtacTGTTTTACTTAATCCAGTAagaacttcaattttttaaatatttattttcttcagcaaattttatacagaatattttcctCTCCAGGAGACATGTATCGGATCCGTGTGAAAATGAAGTTTTTTAATCTTACTTGTTAAGTCCATTTCAACTTCTAGTTTTAGCCTATA
The Physeter macrocephalus isolate SW-GA chromosome 8, ASM283717v5, whole genome shotgun sequence genome window above contains:
- the HNRNPA0 gene encoding heterogeneous nuclear ribonucleoprotein A0, with the translated sequence MENSQLCKLFIGGLNVQTSESGLRGHFEAFGTLTDCVVVVNPQTKRSRCFGFVTYSNVEEADAAMAASPHAVDGNTVELKRAVSREDSARPGAHAKVKKLFVGGLKGDVAEGDLIEHFSQFGTVEKAEIIADKQSGKKRGFGFVYFQNHDAADKAAVVKFHPIQGHRVEVKKAVPKEDIHSGGGGGGSRSSRGGRGGRGRGGGRDQNGLSKGGGGYNSYGGYGGGGGYNAYGGGGGGSSYGGSDYGNGFGGFGSYSQHQSSYGPMKSGGGGGGGGSSWGGRSNSGPYRGGYGGGGGYGGSSF